One region of Synechococcus elongatus PCC 11801 genomic DNA includes:
- the msrA gene encoding peptide-methionine (S)-S-oxide reductase MsrA, producing the protein MRRLLVLVLLIVSFWFPHTAAWAATAEAIFAGGCFWCVEADFDKVSGVTETISGYSGGTVKNPTYKQVSAGKTGHYESVKVVYDPDQVSYEQLVSYFLHHIDPLDAGGQFCDRGSQYQSVIFTTPEQEPIAQAAIAAASQELDQPIQTQIKSVKDFWEAENYHQNYYQKQALLYKYYRVRCGRDAQIAKVWGDQQPAKQS; encoded by the coding sequence ATGAGACGGCTATTGGTTTTGGTGCTGCTGATCGTCAGCTTTTGGTTCCCACATACAGCCGCATGGGCAGCAACTGCTGAAGCGATTTTTGCGGGTGGTTGCTTCTGGTGCGTCGAAGCGGATTTCGACAAAGTTTCTGGCGTCACTGAAACGATTTCAGGCTACAGCGGCGGCACTGTCAAAAATCCGACTTACAAGCAAGTCTCGGCTGGCAAAACAGGTCATTACGAATCCGTCAAAGTTGTCTATGACCCTGATCAAGTCAGCTACGAACAACTCGTTAGCTACTTCCTGCACCATATCGATCCGCTCGATGCTGGCGGTCAATTCTGCGATCGCGGCAGTCAGTATCAATCTGTGATCTTCACAACACCAGAACAAGAGCCGATCGCTCAAGCCGCGATCGCAGCAGCTTCTCAGGAATTAGATCAACCGATTCAAACGCAAATCAAGTCTGTAAAAGACTTCTGGGAAGCTGAGAACTATCACCAGAATTACTATCAAAAGCAAGCTTTGCTTTATAAGTACTATCGAGTCCGCTGTGGTCGGGATGCCCAAATCGCCAAGGTTTGGGGAGATCAGCAACCCGCGAAACAATCTTAA
- the ileS gene encoding isoleucine--tRNA ligase produces the protein MAEASAYKDTLNLLQTPFNMRANAPVREPEIQQFWADQQIYETLSRQNPGAPFVLHDGPPYANGALHMGHALNKTLKDIINKYQLLQGRKVRYVPGWDCHGLPIELKVLQELSSEERRNLTPLTLRQKAKAYALAQVDQQSQSFQRYGVWADWDAPYLTLTPEYEAAQIDVFGQMVLKGYIYRGLKPVHWSPSSRTALAEAELEYPDGHTSRSIYVAMPIVQLSDAAQPLLGSYSNLALAIWTTTPWTIPANLAVAVNGELTYAVVQAGDRHLIVAAELAESLSKTFGTELTVLATFPGAVLEHSRYRHPLYDRESPVVIGGDYITTESGTGLVHTAPGHGQDDFIVGQRYGLEVFCPVDDKGDFTAAVGDRLVGKNVLKDANGAVVEWLTEVGALLKEESYAHRYPYDWRTKKPTIFRATEQWFASVEGFREQALQAIAEVDWIPAQGENRITSMVSERSDWCISRQRTWGVPIPVFYDEETGEALLNAETIVHVRAIVAERGSDAWWELDVADLLPEPYRSNGRRYRRGTDTMDVWFDSGSSWAAVASQREGLHYPADLYLEGSDQHRGWFQSSLLTSVACNGYAPYRRVLTHGFALDEKGRKMSKSLGNVVDPAIVINGGKDQKQEPPYGADVLRLWVSSVDYSSDVPIGKNILKQMADVYRKIRNTARFLLGNLHDFDPAKDAVPWEKLPELDRYLLHRLREVILEITDAFESFQFFRFFQTVQNFCVVDLSNFYLDIGKDRLYISAPDSLRRRSCQTVLAICVEALATAIAPVLSHMAEDIWQNLPYPARTQSVFQAGWVQLQAEWDQPELATKWQQLRDLRGEVNKVLEQARRDQAIGSSLEAKLQLWVADPEWRTVLADRNPTDSLSGTAVDDLRYLFLVSQVELRDQPNGLADAKYHAQTENWAIAVVDAEGQKCDRCWNYSTTVGHSSEHPDLCDRCVSALQGTF, from the coding sequence GTGGCTGAAGCTTCTGCCTACAAAGACACTCTTAATCTGCTCCAAACACCGTTCAACATGCGGGCCAACGCGCCGGTGCGGGAGCCAGAAATTCAGCAGTTCTGGGCTGATCAGCAAATTTACGAAACCCTATCGCGGCAAAATCCGGGCGCACCGTTTGTGCTGCACGATGGCCCCCCTTATGCCAATGGGGCCTTGCACATGGGGCACGCCCTCAACAAAACCCTCAAGGACATCATCAACAAGTACCAACTGCTGCAAGGGCGGAAGGTGCGCTACGTGCCGGGTTGGGACTGTCACGGTCTGCCGATCGAGCTCAAAGTCTTGCAGGAGCTGTCCTCAGAGGAACGCCGGAATCTCACGCCCTTGACGCTGCGGCAAAAAGCAAAAGCCTACGCCTTGGCGCAAGTCGATCAACAGAGTCAGAGTTTCCAGCGCTATGGCGTTTGGGCGGATTGGGATGCGCCCTACCTGACCCTGACGCCCGAATACGAAGCGGCGCAGATTGATGTCTTTGGCCAGATGGTGCTGAAGGGCTACATCTACCGTGGCCTTAAGCCGGTGCACTGGAGCCCTAGTTCGCGCACGGCGCTAGCAGAAGCGGAGCTGGAATATCCGGACGGCCACACCTCGCGCAGCATCTATGTGGCGATGCCGATCGTGCAGTTGTCGGACGCGGCGCAGCCATTACTCGGCAGTTACTCCAATCTGGCGCTAGCGATCTGGACAACGACGCCTTGGACCATTCCGGCCAACCTCGCCGTGGCGGTCAATGGGGAGCTGACCTATGCCGTAGTGCAAGCCGGCGATCGCCATTTAATTGTGGCGGCAGAACTGGCGGAGAGTCTGAGTAAGACCTTCGGCACTGAACTGACGGTGTTGGCGACCTTCCCCGGTGCAGTGCTGGAGCACAGTCGCTATCGCCACCCGCTCTACGATCGCGAAAGCCCCGTGGTGATTGGTGGCGACTACATCACAACGGAATCCGGTACAGGCTTAGTGCATACGGCCCCAGGACATGGTCAGGACGACTTTATCGTCGGTCAGCGCTACGGACTGGAGGTATTCTGTCCCGTTGATGACAAGGGTGACTTCACAGCGGCCGTTGGTGATCGCCTGGTGGGCAAAAACGTCCTCAAGGACGCCAATGGCGCGGTCGTGGAATGGTTGACGGAAGTCGGCGCACTGCTGAAGGAAGAAAGCTACGCCCACCGCTACCCCTACGATTGGCGCACCAAAAAACCAACGATTTTCCGCGCTACTGAGCAGTGGTTTGCTTCGGTTGAAGGCTTCCGCGAGCAGGCTTTGCAGGCGATCGCAGAGGTCGACTGGATTCCGGCACAGGGCGAAAACCGGATCACATCGATGGTCAGTGAGCGCAGTGATTGGTGCATTTCCCGCCAGCGGACTTGGGGCGTGCCGATTCCTGTCTTCTACGACGAGGAGACGGGTGAAGCATTGCTGAATGCCGAGACGATTGTCCATGTCCGCGCGATTGTGGCAGAACGCGGTTCTGATGCGTGGTGGGAGCTGGATGTCGCTGACCTATTGCCCGAGCCCTATCGCAGCAATGGCCGGCGCTATCGCAGAGGCACCGACACAATGGATGTCTGGTTTGACTCTGGTTCCTCGTGGGCAGCAGTCGCCTCACAGCGGGAAGGACTGCACTATCCCGCCGATCTCTATCTGGAAGGCTCGGATCAGCACCGTGGCTGGTTCCAATCCAGTCTGCTGACCAGCGTTGCTTGCAATGGCTATGCGCCCTATCGACGTGTCTTGACCCACGGTTTTGCACTGGATGAAAAGGGTCGCAAGATGAGCAAGTCGCTGGGCAACGTGGTTGACCCCGCGATCGTGATCAACGGCGGCAAGGATCAAAAACAGGAACCGCCTTACGGGGCTGACGTGCTGCGCCTTTGGGTCTCGTCGGTCGACTATTCTTCCGATGTACCGATCGGTAAAAACATCCTCAAACAAATGGCGGATGTCTACCGCAAGATCCGCAACACAGCACGATTCTTGCTAGGGAACCTGCACGACTTTGATCCGGCTAAGGACGCAGTGCCTTGGGAGAAATTGCCGGAGCTCGATCGCTACCTGCTGCACCGACTGCGGGAAGTCATTCTCGAAATTACGGATGCCTTTGAGAGCTTCCAGTTCTTCCGGTTCTTCCAGACAGTCCAGAACTTCTGCGTTGTCGATCTCTCCAATTTCTATCTGGACATCGGCAAAGATCGCCTCTACATCAGTGCGCCGGATAGTCTGCGACGGCGGAGTTGCCAAACCGTACTGGCTATCTGTGTGGAAGCTCTAGCGACGGCGATCGCACCCGTTCTTTCCCACATGGCAGAGGATATCTGGCAGAATCTGCCCTATCCAGCCCGCACTCAGTCTGTCTTCCAAGCCGGTTGGGTTCAGCTCCAAGCGGAGTGGGATCAACCCGAGCTAGCGACTAAATGGCAACAACTGCGTGACCTGCGCGGTGAAGTCAATAAAGTGTTGGAGCAGGCCCGACGCGATCAGGCGATCGGCTCTTCCCTAGAAGCAAAACTGCAACTTTGGGTGGCTGATCCAGAGTGGCGAACTGTCTTAGCCGATCGCAATCCGACTGACAGTCTCTCAGGAACAGCTGTCGATGATCTGCGTTATCTCTTCTTGGTGTCGCAAGTAGAATTGCGCGATCAACCGAACGGTTTGGCAGATGCGAAATATCACGCTCAAACAGAGAATTGGGCGATCGCCGTGGTTGATGCCGAAGGGCAAAAATGCGATCGCTGCTGGAACTATTCGACAACCGTTGGCCATAGCTCCGAGCATCCCGATCTCTGCGATCGCTGTGTTTCTGCTCTGCAAGGCACGTTTTAG
- the pnp gene encoding polyribonucleotide nucleotidyltransferase — protein sequence MPPLSKSLSFDGRDIRLELGLFAPQAGGSVLISSGDTAVLVAATRSTAREGIDFLPLTVDYEERMYAAGRIPGGFLRREGRPPERATLISRLIDRPMRPLFPSWLRDDLQIVATTLSMDETVPPDVLAVTGASIATLVAKIPFYGPMAAVRVGLVGDDFIINPTYREIEKGDLDLVVAGTPAGVIMVEAGANQLPEADVIEAIDFGYEAVQELIKAQQSLLAELGIEQVMPETPTADNTLENFVRDRASSGVQQVLQHFSFTKSERDAALDEVRATVVEAIAELPEDNPVRSVTAAEPKALGNTFKALTKSLMRQQILRDGVRVDGRKLDQVRPISSRVGLLPPRVHGSGLFQRGLTQVLSIATLGTPGDAQELDDLHPDTQKRYLHHYNMPPYSVGETRPMRSPGRREIGHGALAERALLPVLPSKDEFPYVIRVVSEVLSSNGSTSMGSVCGSTLSLMDAGVPIKKPVSGAAMGLIREGDEYRVLTDIQGIEDFLGDMDFKVAGTDQGITALQMDMKIHGLPLEIIADAINQAKPARLHILDKMLEAIATPREDLSTYAPRLFRIQINPEQIGLVIGPGGKTIRSITEQTGAKIDIEDTGAVTISAVDADSALRAKSIIEGMTRTVSAGDVYIGKVTRIIPIGAFVEFLPGKEGMVHISQIADYRVARVEDELTVGDEVVVKVREIDQKGRINLTRKGIDPAEIEAARAAVEA from the coding sequence ATGCCACCACTCAGCAAGTCGTTGTCCTTTGATGGGCGCGACATTCGGCTGGAGCTGGGCCTGTTTGCCCCACAGGCTGGAGGTTCCGTTCTGATCAGTTCGGGAGATACTGCTGTTCTCGTTGCCGCGACCCGTTCGACAGCCCGTGAGGGGATTGATTTTCTGCCGTTGACGGTGGATTACGAAGAGCGGATGTATGCGGCGGGTCGGATTCCGGGTGGTTTCCTACGCCGCGAAGGGCGCCCCCCAGAACGGGCCACGCTGATTAGCCGTTTAATCGATCGCCCGATGCGCCCCCTCTTCCCCAGTTGGCTGCGGGATGACTTGCAGATTGTGGCGACGACGCTGTCGATGGATGAGACGGTTCCGCCCGATGTCTTAGCCGTCACTGGGGCTTCGATCGCCACGCTAGTCGCCAAGATTCCTTTCTACGGACCGATGGCAGCCGTTCGAGTCGGCCTTGTGGGCGATGACTTCATCATCAACCCCACCTATCGCGAGATCGAAAAAGGTGATCTGGACCTGGTGGTGGCTGGGACTCCTGCCGGGGTGATCATGGTCGAAGCTGGTGCGAATCAACTACCAGAAGCCGATGTGATCGAGGCGATCGACTTTGGCTATGAGGCAGTGCAAGAGCTGATCAAGGCTCAGCAAAGTCTGCTAGCTGAGCTGGGAATCGAGCAGGTGATGCCCGAGACTCCGACCGCCGACAACACGCTGGAAAACTTTGTGCGCGATCGCGCCAGCAGTGGCGTCCAGCAAGTGCTGCAGCACTTCAGCTTCACCAAGTCGGAACGGGATGCCGCTTTGGATGAAGTCAGAGCGACGGTGGTAGAGGCGATCGCAGAACTGCCGGAAGATAACCCAGTTCGTAGCGTGACTGCGGCAGAGCCAAAAGCTTTGGGCAACACCTTCAAGGCCCTGACCAAAAGCCTGATGCGTCAGCAGATTCTGCGCGATGGTGTCCGGGTCGATGGTCGGAAGCTCGACCAAGTGCGGCCGATCTCGAGTCGGGTTGGCTTGCTGCCGCCCCGCGTCCATGGATCGGGCTTATTCCAGCGCGGGCTAACGCAAGTGCTGTCGATTGCCACCCTGGGTACGCCTGGAGATGCACAGGAGCTGGATGATCTCCACCCCGACACCCAGAAGCGTTATCTGCACCACTACAACATGCCGCCCTACTCAGTGGGTGAAACACGGCCGATGCGATCGCCCGGACGGCGAGAGATTGGTCACGGTGCCCTAGCGGAACGGGCCTTACTGCCTGTTTTGCCCTCGAAGGATGAATTCCCCTACGTGATTCGGGTTGTCTCCGAGGTTCTGTCTTCCAATGGCTCTACGTCGATGGGCTCGGTCTGTGGCTCGACCCTCTCACTGATGGATGCTGGGGTTCCGATTAAGAAGCCCGTCAGCGGTGCTGCCATGGGGCTGATCCGCGAAGGCGATGAGTACCGCGTGCTCACCGATATCCAAGGAATCGAAGACTTCTTGGGTGACATGGACTTCAAAGTAGCGGGCACGGATCAAGGGATTACCGCCCTGCAGATGGATATGAAAATCCACGGCCTGCCCTTGGAGATCATTGCAGACGCCATCAATCAGGCTAAGCCTGCCCGCTTGCACATCCTCGACAAGATGCTGGAAGCGATCGCCACGCCTCGCGAAGACCTCTCGACCTACGCACCACGTCTATTCCGGATTCAAATCAATCCCGAGCAAATCGGCCTGGTGATTGGTCCTGGCGGCAAAACGATCCGATCGATCACCGAGCAAACTGGTGCCAAGATTGACATCGAAGATACGGGCGCTGTGACTATCTCGGCAGTCGATGCTGATTCAGCACTGCGAGCGAAGTCGATCATCGAAGGCATGACCCGCACCGTCAGTGCTGGTGATGTCTACATCGGTAAGGTGACTCGCATCATCCCGATCGGGGCGTTTGTGGAGTTCTTGCCGGGTAAAGAAGGCATGGTCCACATTTCGCAAATTGCGGATTATCGAGTTGCCCGTGTTGAAGATGAACTGACTGTCGGCGATGAAGTCGTGGTCAAAGTCCGCGAAATCGATCAAAAAGGCCGGATTAACCTCACCCGCAAGGGGATTGATCCCGCTGAGATTGAAGCGGCGCGGGCTGCTGTCGAAGCTTAA
- a CDS encoding Ycf66 family protein — translation MLALLLAIAVAIAALGLFLAAVLLPPLTRRSDLIWSGVAGLYALILWNAHSQFRGALLLSQIAAIALLGWLGQQAIQSRWLALSPEDQAAWQQGLLWQQGWQRLQQLNWKTLFSTPTTGEAAKKTGGVNLVGGLQKLQGRLQGRKTHGKKFVRPEESTAAVTVPAPEEAVAEAAEPVLNPSVEAVEQTEANAEVATEAAAVVTEAVETVAEQVEPAIETATEPVTEPVAEVAAELTEAVEETVTAADEVIETVTESVAEAVAPVVDTAIAETSEAAEAVTETVEVAATESIAQAPEVAEEIVEAQAAETEVEAAVEESVESSEPEPAVTAEVVTTEPEAIATPDISEQPESDREEVAEAVSEVEAPVETAIETETEVLTESGAVPEESDASEPEAIAEVVVEEPPASGTEAIEPEVVEADVEAVAIVVEPETEEQPVELQPVVINSLDELRNPDPDLAERLGLS, via the coding sequence ATGCTGGCGCTGCTACTGGCGATCGCGGTGGCGATCGCGGCTCTGGGACTGTTTTTGGCTGCGGTGTTGTTGCCGCCCTTGACCCGTCGCAGTGACTTGATCTGGAGTGGCGTTGCGGGTTTGTATGCCCTCATTCTCTGGAATGCCCACAGCCAATTCCGAGGGGCGCTGCTGCTGAGTCAAATTGCCGCGATCGCGCTCTTGGGTTGGTTGGGACAGCAAGCCATTCAGAGCCGTTGGTTGGCGCTCAGTCCCGAAGATCAAGCGGCTTGGCAGCAAGGTTTGCTCTGGCAGCAGGGTTGGCAGAGGCTCCAGCAATTGAACTGGAAAACACTATTCAGCACTCCCACGACTGGCGAAGCAGCAAAAAAAACAGGTGGCGTGAACTTAGTTGGCGGGTTACAGAAGCTACAGGGCCGTCTGCAAGGTCGGAAAACCCACGGGAAGAAGTTTGTCCGGCCTGAAGAGTCAACTGCTGCTGTCACTGTCCCTGCGCCGGAAGAAGCCGTTGCAGAGGCTGCTGAGCCTGTTCTAAACCCCTCTGTCGAGGCTGTTGAACAGACGGAAGCGAACGCGGAGGTTGCAACAGAAGCTGCTGCAGTCGTTACAGAAGCCGTTGAGACTGTAGCTGAGCAGGTTGAACCTGCGATCGAGACAGCTACTGAGCCTGTTACTGAACCAGTCGCAGAAGTTGCCGCTGAGCTAACTGAAGCAGTTGAGGAAACCGTTACCGCAGCGGACGAAGTCATCGAGACGGTCACAGAATCTGTTGCTGAAGCAGTAGCACCCGTCGTAGACACTGCGATCGCAGAAACCTCTGAGGCTGCAGAAGCTGTGACAGAGACCGTTGAGGTTGCAGCTACTGAATCGATCGCTCAAGCTCCTGAAGTCGCTGAAGAAATCGTTGAAGCACAGGCTGCTGAGACAGAAGTCGAAGCGGCAGTAGAAGAGTCGGTAGAGTCTAGTGAACCTGAGCCAGCAGTCACGGCTGAAGTTGTTACGACTGAACCCGAAGCGATCGCAACGCCAGACATTTCAGAGCAACCTGAGAGCGATCGCGAGGAAGTAGCCGAAGCGGTTTCGGAGGTAGAAGCTCCAGTAGAAACAGCGATCGAAACTGAGACGGAAGTCCTAACAGAGTCAGGAGCAGTCCCTGAAGAGAGCGATGCCAGCGAGCCAGAAGCGATCGCGGAAGTCGTTGTGGAGGAACCTCCGGCGTCAGGAACTGAGGCGATCGAACCTGAAGTTGTAGAGGCTGATGTGGAAGCCGTCGCGATCGTGGTCGAGCCTGAGACTGAAGAGCAGCCCGTGGAATTACAGCCGGTGGTGATTAATAGCTTGGATGAATTGCGTAATCCTGACCCTGATTTAGCAGAGCGTTTGGGCTTGTCTTAG
- a CDS encoding alpha/beta fold hydrolase, whose translation MSLRSLTVATSQDWIWRGLRVRYAFRRSPQPTNAIPVIFLHGFGAGWRHWRDNIPALAEDRDVYAIDLVGFGDSEKGYLHYGPVFWSELVRDFCQQFVDTAAVLVGNSLGSVVAMVTAHRFPECVHGLILLNLPDTSLLRSPANHDRFQGLRQRLLWALTAPWLIEPLLLWLRSPKRLKPWLALAYSDHDRIDADLLDLIARPARSLDAGPALRAMTRFNAEVPRDWRADRVLPQLSQPILLIWGESDRLVPFSLAKRCQQLNPRLEWLPMPATGHCPHDDRPGFVNQSLNNWLSQLDPADVKIKA comes from the coding sequence ATGAGTCTGCGATCGCTGACTGTTGCGACCAGTCAGGACTGGATTTGGCGAGGCTTGCGGGTTCGCTATGCCTTCCGGCGATCGCCTCAACCCACGAATGCGATACCTGTAATTTTTCTGCATGGATTTGGAGCCGGTTGGCGGCATTGGCGCGACAACATACCAGCCCTTGCAGAGGATCGAGATGTCTATGCGATCGATTTAGTTGGCTTTGGCGATTCTGAGAAAGGCTATCTGCACTACGGCCCTGTTTTCTGGTCGGAGCTGGTGCGGGACTTTTGCCAACAGTTTGTGGATACTGCCGCCGTTCTAGTCGGTAATTCCCTTGGCTCTGTGGTGGCGATGGTAACGGCACATCGTTTTCCAGAGTGCGTTCATGGCTTAATCCTGCTGAACCTACCGGACACCAGCCTGCTGCGATCGCCCGCTAATCACGATCGGTTCCAAGGCCTTCGGCAAAGACTGCTCTGGGCACTGACGGCACCGTGGCTGATCGAACCTTTGCTGCTCTGGTTGCGATCGCCGAAACGACTCAAACCTTGGCTCGCTTTGGCTTACAGCGATCACGATCGCATTGATGCGGACTTGTTGGATCTGATTGCCAGACCCGCGCGATCGCTCGATGCAGGGCCTGCACTCCGGGCGATGACGCGATTCAATGCCGAAGTTCCCCGAGACTGGCGAGCTGATCGCGTTTTACCGCAGTTGAGTCAGCCGATTTTGCTGATCTGGGGTGAAAGCGATCGCCTCGTTCCCTTCAGCTTGGCGAAACGCTGCCAGCAACTGAATCCGCGACTGGAATGGCTGCCGATGCCGGCGACGGGTCACTGTCCCCACGATGATCGACCGGGCTTCGTCAATCAAAGCCTCAACAATTGGTTATCGCAGCTCGACCCTGCCGACGTTAAGATCAAGGCTTAG
- a CDS encoding DUF938 domain-containing protein encodes MDDRLYAPATERNRDVILAVLKDELRLPGTVLEIASGTGEHAAYFAPQLPDYFWQPSDPTQESRRSINAWRSHVNAPNLGKAIAIDVTQPDWTESLPVLPQPIVAIAAINLIHISPWEATLGLFSGARQLLSPDGLIYLYGAYKRNGEHTAPSNEAFDASLKARNLSWGVRNLEDVIQVAEAEQFRLDRVIEMPSNNLSVCFRAIV; translated from the coding sequence GTGGACGATCGCCTCTACGCACCTGCAACTGAACGAAATCGGGATGTCATTCTTGCGGTTTTGAAGGATGAGTTGCGATTGCCCGGCACGGTCTTAGAAATCGCTAGCGGTACGGGTGAGCACGCCGCCTATTTTGCGCCGCAGCTCCCGGACTATTTTTGGCAACCCAGCGATCCCACCCAAGAGAGTCGTCGCAGCATCAACGCTTGGCGATCGCATGTCAACGCTCCTAACTTGGGCAAAGCGATCGCGATTGATGTTACCCAGCCTGACTGGACGGAATCATTACCAGTGTTGCCTCAGCCGATCGTGGCGATCGCAGCCATCAATTTGATCCATATTTCGCCGTGGGAAGCCACGCTGGGACTGTTTTCTGGTGCCCGTCAGTTGTTATCGCCAGATGGCTTGATTTATCTCTACGGCGCGTACAAACGCAACGGGGAGCATACGGCACCCAGCAATGAAGCCTTTGATGCTTCCTTGAAAGCGCGCAATCTGTCTTGGGGTGTACGCAATCTAGAGGACGTGATTCAAGTCGCTGAAGCTGAACAGTTTCGACTCGATCGCGTGATCGAAATGCCCAGTAATAATCTCTCAGTTTGTTTCCGAGCGATCGTCTAA
- the ilvN gene encoding acetolactate synthase small subunit, translating into MKRTLSVLVEDEAGVLTRIAGLFARRSFNIESLAVGPAEQVGISRITMVVQGDDHEIEQITKQLYKLINVLKVQDISEVPCVERELMLIKVNANSSNRSEILELVQIFRARVVDVAEDSLIIEVVGDPGKMVAIVQVLQRFGIREISRTGKVALTRESGVNTEFLKALEARV; encoded by the coding sequence ATGAAACGCACCCTGTCTGTGTTGGTTGAAGACGAAGCGGGCGTCCTGACTCGGATTGCCGGACTGTTCGCCCGTCGCAGCTTCAACATCGAAAGTCTGGCTGTTGGTCCTGCCGAACAGGTCGGCATTTCACGGATCACGATGGTGGTGCAAGGCGACGACCACGAAATTGAGCAAATTACCAAGCAGCTCTACAAGCTGATCAATGTGCTCAAAGTGCAGGACATTTCGGAAGTTCCCTGTGTTGAGCGTGAGCTGATGCTGATTAAAGTCAACGCCAACAGCAGCAATCGCTCGGAAATTCTGGAGCTAGTGCAAATCTTCCGCGCGCGCGTTGTTGATGTCGCTGAAGACTCGCTGATCATTGAGGTTGTGGGCGATCCGGGCAAGATGGTCGCGATCGTGCAGGTGCTGCAACGCTTCGGCATTCGGGAAATTTCGCGGACTGGCAAAGTTGCGCTGACCCGTGAATCTGGTGTCAATACCGAGTTCCTCAAGGCCTTGGAAGCGCGGGTCTAG
- the crtR gene encoding beta-carotene hydroxylase, which translates to MSEAQTPLTVPKKFLGAPGGFNPTVALFLAGYTCATLSVLGFWCWSWPHWLSFVLSVTALHLVGTVIHDASHNVAHANRILNAILGHGSALLLGFTFPVFTRVHLQHHAHVNDPKNDPDHIVSTFGPLWLIAPRFFYHEIYFFQRRLWKKFELLEWFLSRAVVIAIFACGAKFGFLGFLMNYWLAPALVVGIALGLFFDYLPHRPFQERNRWRNARVYPGQVMNILIMGQNYHLIHHLWPSIPWYLYRPAYHATKPLLDKRQSPQTLGILASKKDFWNFIYDVFIGIRIHRSHETQPKSSAATETDELSDREDTVLTTAAVPASEESREPVLTK; encoded by the coding sequence ATGTCAGAGGCTCAAACGCCCCTGACAGTACCAAAGAAGTTTCTTGGTGCCCCAGGAGGCTTCAACCCCACCGTCGCACTTTTCTTGGCAGGCTACACCTGCGCGACACTCTCGGTCTTGGGGTTCTGGTGCTGGAGTTGGCCCCACTGGCTATCTTTCGTTCTGAGTGTCACGGCCTTACATCTGGTAGGCACCGTCATCCACGATGCCTCTCATAATGTGGCCCATGCAAATCGCATCCTGAATGCGATTTTGGGACATGGCAGTGCACTGTTGCTGGGCTTTACCTTCCCGGTGTTCACGCGGGTGCACCTGCAACACCATGCCCACGTCAATGATCCCAAGAACGATCCCGACCACATCGTTTCGACCTTTGGGCCGCTGTGGTTGATTGCTCCGCGCTTCTTCTATCACGAGATCTATTTCTTCCAGCGTCGCCTGTGGAAGAAGTTTGAGCTGCTCGAATGGTTCCTGAGCCGCGCTGTCGTGATCGCGATTTTCGCCTGCGGCGCTAAATTTGGCTTCCTCGGCTTCCTGATGAACTACTGGCTGGCTCCAGCCTTGGTAGTTGGAATCGCGCTGGGTCTGTTCTTTGATTACCTGCCCCATCGACCCTTCCAAGAGCGCAATCGCTGGCGTAATGCGCGGGTCTATCCGGGTCAGGTGATGAATATCCTGATCATGGGTCAGAACTATCACCTAATTCATCATCTCTGGCCGTCGATTCCCTGGTATCTCTACCGTCCGGCCTACCACGCGACGAAGCCTCTGCTGGATAAACGCCAATCGCCGCAAACCTTAGGCATTCTTGCTAGCAAGAAAGACTTCTGGAACTTCATCTACGACGTGTTTATCGGTATCCGCATTCACCGATCGCACGAGACACAACCGAAGAGTTCAGCGGCGACTGAGACGGATGAGCTGAGCGATCGTGAAGATACAGTTCTGACAACGGCTGCAGTCCCAGCTTCCGAGGAGTCTCGTGAACCGGTGCTGACTAAATAA